The nucleotide window TAGAACCAAAATTAAATTGATACAATGTATAAAtattgagaattaaaattttattatgccaagtttataaaaaaaaacaaatttagaTAAGTAAAAACAAGATAATTAAATAGTATATGGTTCAATAGTATTTTAGTAGTTAATTATATCGTAAGCTTAAATGCATGAAATGTTATCACATTGCAATATTTTTTGTTGAAGtgcatttttaaaaataattaagtttaagaAAAATATTCTTAATAAAATAGAAtgtaaaacaaaacaaattttgtttgcaaaacaaaaataattataggagTTACAACCTCATCAAAAATATTTATACCTATGCTATTGATTAAGCAGTCGGGGTAGGTTTTGCTCCGATAGGGGCGGAACATGCAACTGGATTTTGTTTGCCACTAACTTTAGGCTTCACATTTGAACATTGTGATACTGCAGGTCCAGCCGGTCCACTGAGCGTAATTTCAATGTCGGCAAGTTCCACATTTTCACACGGCAAAGTAGCGCTGCAAATAATCTTGACAGCTTCTGGAAGCGCAGAAGTGCCGTGAATGTTTTTGAAACTAATGTTGCTTAGTTTAACTTTTGATTCTTCCTGCATCAACAAAATAATGATTCAATGCCCGATTAACTCTTTTTTGCTCTCTTACGATTttgataaatatatacatacatttatttTGCATTTGTTCCATGGGCAATATTTCTGATCAATTATAATAGGAGAACTGACATTGGTCACGGTAATATCCTCAAAGTGAATGTTCGAACAAGAGCCGGGTTCAGCACCTGGCCAACTTTTGATTCTAACACCATTTGAAGTATTAGTCAAGGTGCAGTTTTTTACTATAACTCCATCAACGGGTTCTTCATTATTAAACAATCCGAGACTGCCAATACTGATACCATGTCCTGGTCCACAAGTTACTCCATTGATAACCAAATTTTTGGAACCATCCCCAATTGAAACACAATCATCACCAGTTTTTATCTCCGTGTTAAGAACATTAACCCCATCTGATCTCCCGATATGAATCCCATCTGTGTTTGGGCTTTCTCCAGGTGCAGATACGGTGAAATGTTCGAAAGTAATGTTTTTGCATCCTAGAACATTAACATGGAACTGCTTACTGTCTTTGCTAGTTATACCTTGTACCATTGTGTTGGTTAAAAAATCAAACCTTAGATTCTGTTTAATTtcagaatgaaaaaaaataattattacttaattttatttataaaaaaaaagtcaTAACTTCTCAATAAGAAAAGAACTTACAATAGGAAGTGAATCACAATAATCATGCTTTTCGCAACCTTCCCTTTTATAAGCAGTGGTTCCTTGGCCGTCGAAAACTCCTCCGCCAAACAATTTGAAATTTTCAATTCTATTGAAGGCAATCCATTTAGGCTCCTTGAAAGCACCAGGGTTTGCCGGAGCCTTCACAGTGCCTTCAACTTGAAGCTCAATAGGAGCCTTGCAAGGACCATCTAAGGTAGTTGTACTTAAAAAATATATACCTTTAGGAATCACAATTTTTGCTGGAGATGTCGAGGCACATGCTTCTTTCCAAGCATCCAACAATggctaaaaacaaaaaaaaaaagaaagaaaaaaagatacATATAAAGATAAGAGATTTGAAAAATAGTTATGCGTGGTTTTATCTGCTGACTATAAAGTTATATGATATTTTGCTTACCTTACTCAAATCTGTTTTCTCGTCTGCCTTTGCACCAAATTTTGCAACAACATCAATAACACCACCAcctcctcctcctccttgaccTTTAGCGGATGATATGGATAAAAGTAATAGTATTAACATGgatgaaacaaaattaaattcaatagccatactttctttttatttatttcaaagagagaatgATTTCtgtcttttgttttgtttcaacCCATCTTATATAGAGAGAGTAAAGCCAAATTATAACCAACTAaacattttctattttaattaccGTGGGTAAATAATATGACCAAGTTTTACTTACTATAATTagcaccttttttttttctttttggaagGGAATTTCCTTGTTAATTTTCCAACAAACTTGATATAGGAAAAAGAGTCACGtgacttaatataattatttaaggtttctatatataaaaatgaaaataatgaataaaattgtCGACTTAGCTCGGTTAGCATCGACATTGTTGCACATGCAGGAGACTGTGGGTTTGAGCATGCTGAAGGGCATTAATGCTCTCCTATATTAAGGGTTGGAGAGGAGTTATGAGAAGTTCTAGGtattgttttataaaaaaaacaaTGAATTAAATTAtccattattaatttattttctatattatattaataatttattatatggttAGGTatagataattaaatatgtatcttTAATAGTATTGAAAATTatactattttattaattttaaatatttttaaaaagataaaattattattaatataataagattaagcttgatttaagttaatttttataaataaaataaaataaaatcactcATAAAGGGTAAGTTCTTATAGAGGAAAAAATGGCTTATTTCTCGTTAACTTGTAAGTTATTTTCTATTGACCAAACTGTTTTCCATGAAACAAACATAGGAAAATGTAGAAAatacttttcaaaaaccattttcaatgaaacaaaccgAGCCTGCCTTGATTGAGTTGGTCTCACAAGCCAAGGGCCATCGATTCTGTTGGGTAGATTACTTGAATTCAAAGTCTCATTGCAATTTCATATAATTATTTCATGTATCAGCAATGGTCTACAAGTGTAGTCGATAAGTATCTTTCTTTTCGTTTTCAAAGAATAAGCATAATATgcaaaaacacttttattttatttcaattcaatggtaaggtttttttttataatttccagAATAATATCCATTCAACGAAAGTGAGGATCAAAATCTTGGATAAATGtacaaaataaaatgtaaataaaaataaattacaaaAGAAAATCATACTCTATTTGAATCAAATTGAAAACTCTATCCTATGTTGGTGTTTAGCCATTGGGGCTTAGAAGGTTAGACCTTGATATGTAGAGTTTTGTCATGCCCTCAAAGTACTCAATAAATGCGAAAAGCTCGAGCAAAAATAGGTAGGACTAAAGATACACGAGAGCTCCCAAAATGGGAAATCGAACCCTTAACGAGAGGAGCCAAGCAATGCATCATTATGTCAGAAAAGAGGATGCCCATTCGCAACTCATTGGCATCCAAAGGCGGTACCATGCCAGCTAATACAAAAGTCAATAGGGAAGAGAGGCTTGATTGTCGACTAGATAATCTTACTTTAATAGCAACATTGACaactttaaattttcatatttaaattaCTCTTACCACTAAtacaaaaaatatttataaaaaaatcaaattttaaataatataaattaataaataattcataaaatattttgaaaaattactatttaTCGAAGGAAAAACCGGTAAAATATATGCAATTACCATGCCTAATTTTGGGAAATTTAAGTTGGTGGAAAAACCTATTAAGATTAAAAGGCAAAGTGTAAAATTCTTCATTCCTATTATCTCCTCTAAATGTTCTAAACTTAACCCACCATGGCATCCTCTATCTTTCTTGATTTCTCCACTTCTATCGTGTTGTCTAAGATCACCGCCATCGTCGGTCCCACCATCGCCGCGATGAGAACACAGTGTTCACGAATGCATTGAACTGCAAAAATCATTCACTATTTTTTACCCTCTTTTATCATTGAAGAATATGGGattcgagttttttttttaataaaaaacttACCCAGCGACATTGGTGTGAGCGAGACCACGATGGGATGGGTTCCAATATTGGTTGAAGAATTGAGGATGGAAATCCCTAAGAAAAGTGATAATCCTGTTATGATGAGGTTTCTCATGCAATTCATGTTTGTGAATTGTAGAAGCGATAATCCGACGGAACTGCAACCAACAAAGCAAATATTTTCTTTAAGGTTACTAAAGGGATAAATCAATATTTAGTCCTAAATGAAATAACTTTGTTTCAACTTGGTCCACGTTTGTCTTTGACAAAATTGGGAACCCAATTTTGTCATGAACTTGGATTCGGATGATGTAACACTTTTAAACTACCATGCCatcaccaaaattttaaaatctaaaaatacaagaaatatattaaaatattagtttaaaaATTAGGTGATTGACATAACACAATTTGATAATGTCATTTTATTATACTTTAATGGAGTTTaaatttaagaattaaattaagaaaaattatcaagttcttaaattaatatggcattttatggtaaaaagaaaatttaaaccGGACTCGAATTTGGATTAATTGAGTAAAGATCTATGGTTGGGATAAAAATGGGTAGGTATGGTTAAAATTAATACATACCAACAAGGCCGAAAAGTACACAATAAAGTGCTGCAAAGATGGGGAAAGGTATGGATGCAAACATGCTCCAAATTTTCCTGCACAAAATATCATATATGTTATGATTAAATCACCATTTGGATCTAAATTTAGTAACTTTCTTTTCCCCAAGTTAGGTTCTCACTTAGTAAATTGTTCTCACATTTAGGTAATGGTTCCCACTCCgggcttaaatttttttttttggtctaaAGTTAGTTATTGAACTTGATACTTGTTCCCATATTGGGGTCTAAACTTGTCAATTGGGACCTGAACTCTAGGGTTTTTAAGGACTAACTTGATAGGAACAATTATCAAATTTAGGTTTTAGGGTTCAACAATATGGAAAAAGTTGTAAGTTCGGACTCAAAAAGTAATTTAACCCTTTACATTACctgaatttttattttgttttcaacATATATTCAGATATGAATATAGGTATGATTgttcaaatatataaaataaaataaaaaagaagatcGAGCATATTAATGTTGGACATATACCAAATATAGAGAAAAACATCATGAAGCCAAGAGATATCCGAACAACTCGGCGACTTCCGACTGGGTTAATCCTAGGAGTCCAACGTTTTCCTGAAACATAACTATGATATCAACAGGGAGAATAATAAAACAACGGCAGCTTGCACCAATGGCTGGTCTGAAAGTATATCTTACACGAAATCTGTAGAACCGGTCACCGTTCGAATAGTCCATCAAGCATGACCCCAATCCCTGCAAAATTATTACAAAAATCAACCACCTAgaaaacatatatatgtatatatacattcatTCAATGGATTGCCAATGAGGCATTGGTCCTTATTCTAAGGCCAACGAGGCCTTGATTTGAGTTTCATAATGTTTGAGCTTAATCTAGGAGGATTTTCTTGGTTATATAAGGGTAACTTGTTCTCGGTTTTCCCTCGGGAAGGGCTTGTTTGATTGATAGTTATGTTAAACCATCCTACCTGCCAGCCAATGCCACGACTTAGTACGTAAGGGAGGAGGAGTCGCAGGCCGCCTTGTATGCTCCAATGACTATAGCATCGTAAGTAACATTAAAAGCAATTTCATTAACCCGAAATTATTTACGGTTAGAACTTTTTAAGTATACCTCAACCATAGAGACTAAAACTGCAGACATCATAGCAAAGGAATGACCAATGAAAATGTAGGAGGACCCCATTGAAGAGGGTAAGGAAACTTGAACCATTAACGTCCAGAACCGGTGAAAATGGAACAtaaaaatcaaagtttatgtTCGATATATACCATGGAGCGATTGATATGAGATTTGCTCGGTCGATGCGACAACTAATTTGAGTAGCAATCGAGGAATAGATCCATATGATTGTACCGCAGATTAATATGGGAAACCTTTGAAAATATATCTCTTAATGGTCTCACATGTTTTAGATCTTGTGACACTATCACCAATAACAACATTTCAACACAATTTCAAGTGAGAAAACTTAATGGACTCTCCGAGTAATAGGGAAAAAATGACGTTCTATACCAAAGGAAACCCTCTTTGAAACAATCCCAAGCCGACCAATCATatgggaaaatgatgaagaaaagtaTAATCATTCACATTTTTGTATGTTAATGATGGATGTACCGTGAAAAGAGACCCCAAACTTGGTCAGATCCCAAGATAATTTGTATGCTTGAGGCTATGACAAGAGCTCCTTGAATTGCACGCATCGTTTGTATAAATCAAACCAATCACATGGGAAGAGACCTCTTTCAAATTACCCCTACCGGTTTTGAAAAGGAATCGAAAGACAAGACTCGTAGTGGGATGTAAAAGCTAGCTGTTTCCGTTGCCGATATTTTGAACCAATGTTGATAAGTAGGTGTAACAAGCAACTTACATCATGTCCACTAATCCGTTGACGGGTCGTTTATTATATAGGCTCTATAACATAAGCATAAGAACCTCCAATAACTGCTGGCAATCTTGTTCCAAAAGTGCTTGGAGAACCGTGTTAATGCTGGGCTACAAAGAGCCTTACCAATGCTTTGTCCGCTGATTACAAGCCAAAATATGGATAAAGAAACAAAATACATGCTTGGGAACCGCTCAAGGTTACCGGCATTAGCTACGAGTCATGATATAAACCAAGCATGAATTAAGATGAAAATGAACTAACAAAGTCGGTATAATGAGCTTACATCGGTTCCACCCATTCTTTGGAACAAGCAATTCGCTTGTACCCAACATTAGGATATAGTTCGAAATGCTAATAGGATAACATGCACTTGGCATTGTCAAAATGTGATTTATTTGAACAAGATATAATCCTTCAATTCTTTAAAATGCATTGTACTTCTAATCATATGGAATACACATAGAAGTTATACAAGCCTGAGAAGCACCAAAACTCGACCTATGATCAAACAGGTTTACTTAAAGCGGCTTCAATATAGTTTAGTAAACTATAAGCAAGGGATTCGATATTTCGATGGTTCACATGGGGAAAAAGATACCATTGGTGTTCAAAAAGAAATGCAATGATCAAATCTCTTAACCCTTTTCCTTTTCCTCCTAGAAATGTcgatattttgaatcaaaaccATCATCACCCTCACCAATCTCCAAATAATTCATGCATTTGGATCCTACATCTATTTAACAAATCTAtagatcatatcatatcatattatATCCTAATATGAGCTGCTATAAGCAAATGCAAATacgcttttattttatttcaatttaatggtaaggttttttttaat belongs to Gossypium arboreum isolate Shixiya-1 chromosome 7, ASM2569848v2, whole genome shotgun sequence and includes:
- the LOC108488372 gene encoding polygalacturonase-like; the protein is MAIEFNFVSSMLILLLLSISSAKGQGGGGGGGVIDVVAKFGAKADEKTDLSKPLLDAWKEACASTSPAKIVIPKGIYFLSTTTLDGPCKAPIELQVEGTVKAPANPGAFKEPKWIAFNRIENFKLFGGGVFDGQGTTAYKREGCEKHDYCDSLPINLRFDFLTNTMVQGITSKDSKQFHVNVLGCKNITFEHFTVSAPGESPNTDGIHIGRSDGVNVLNTEIKTGDDCVSIGDGSKNLVINGVTCGPGHGISIGSLGLFNNEEPVDGVIVKNCTLTNTSNGVRIKSWPGAEPGSCSNIHFEDITVTNVSSPIIIDQKYCPWNKCKINEESKVKLSNISFKNIHGTSALPEAVKIICSATLPCENVELADIEITLSGPAGPAVSQCSNVKPKVSGKQNPVACSAPIGAKPTPTA